Part of the Musa acuminata AAA Group cultivar baxijiao chromosome BXJ3-10, Cavendish_Baxijiao_AAA, whole genome shotgun sequence genome, CCACTCCGATGTTTGCGATCCATTCATTGTTCTTATTAAGGACTCGAGTGATGTCACAAAATGCCATATCTACATAGATTTTGGTTCAGTAAGTTCGTATGCCGTCGCTGTGTTTCCTAGTTGGCTTCTCTCTGTGATATTGGACAAGAAAAGGCTCAGGGATGCAGATAAATTGCTTTCTCTGATATAATTTCCACCTCTGCTTGGAGCTGTTGTGCTGTAAAAGAGCAATTCTTTGGCCAAAATATGTGACCGTCCTGATGTAAAATTGAAATGGACTATGAATTGTATAGGGTCTGATTTACTTGGTTCAGTGCACCTGCTAGATAGATGCAATTCCAATGATTTTCTTGGAGGCTTGCAGCTGGACTATCACTGATTGATTAATGCTATACAGTACTTGCATATGTCTTCATACTCTCAGGTCTTGTCTGTACCACTTTCCAGTCAGCTACTGACAGAATGTGGTCCACATCCATCTGAATGTTAAAAGTAGGATTTATCTTTCACTTTAAGCTACTTTCGAGAAGCATTTCTCTTCTACATCGTGTGGGAAACACTGACCTTAAGTTGTTTGGTGCAGTCCACAGTTAAGCGTGATGGCCATTTGATTTCATTGCAATATAAAAGGCTGGGAATATTGATGCCTTGTAGGAAACCAGTGCATGATAGGGAGCTAAAGTCTAAGGAGCCTATGCTAAGTCCACAATGTTGATACGATGACTAGTTCTGCAGAGTTCACTTTCCAGGGATGCTTTTTCACTTCAGTTGCAATGATGCTTTTGTTATATTTACAATGGATTGCGACCATGAAATTTGGTTGTGTGTTAGGAGATGGCTGAAAATTCTAGTAGTTGCTTCTCACTTACAGTGCTTCAATTATCAATACGCCAGTGTCTTTCTTATATGCTACATCAAAGGAGTACATGGAGGTGACATGCACAACCAGCCTTTCTTGAGAAGTGTCAAAAACCTACAGTAAAGAATATTCTTGTTGTATTCTGGTTGCTGGCTTCTTACTGTTACTAGTCATGTtttattgtttcttttttcctttttttatttatttttttgtactATATCATGGTCACTGAAATCAGTGATATAttcctttttaaaaaaaattgttctGATTGATTCATAAGAGACCAACTCCACAAGAATCATTCAGGACACACATTTGTGGCTAAATTAATATACTTGTTATCATGTCTTTTTGTTGTTCCTTAAAAACGAGAATAGAAATATCAGCAACATACattttgttatttgattttattgatttatggACTTGTTATTCCTGCCTTTTTTTTTATAAGGTATAGATTGATTTATCTTACTAGATTCATTCTGAAGTTTGCTTTAGCTTTCATCACTCATATATTTTTAGAAACTTGAATCGATGCATCAACCATTGTTTCATTAATCCTTTGATAGCTTCCACATCTGATGCAGGAAGTAGGCCTGACATGTGTATTTTTTAGGGTACATATCTGCTGTACTTTGTGAAATCAAACATGGTAGCCAAATGAATAATTGGTTTTGAAGGGTCTGCATCTTCACCAGCTCCCCTATCAAGAATCCAGACCTTGAATTGTCCATATCACATGGGACCAGAAATCTTAATGATTTCCAGTACGGTGAACCTGGTTTATTTGCTAGTTTCTTTTATAATCTGATTTCCAGAAAATTAACATTCACGATAAAAATTAAACTCTTATGACCACATTCACTTATTGGATCCAAAAAGTCAAATGGAAACACCATGATACCCTTCAAACTTCTTGTTTAATTCCAAGATCTTTGAATTTGTTTGATAATGGTCCAAAGGTCAGAAGTAACTAGCTGGCTCATCGACATCTTTCACTGAAAACAACAGCGGCAGCATTGATTTACTAATTTAGATTAGTAGGTAGACTTTTTCTTTTCATAAGATGACAAGACTTTGAAAAGAAGACCATTTTCATATGATGGCATGCTTTCATTATCTCTAGTGGAGGATTTTTATTGTTCTGAAGAAACTTTCTTTGGTTTCGTGGAAACATGGATCTGATGCTGAAGCAATATATTTCCATGACTAATCAGGATTTGGGAGTGGACCTACTTATTCTTTCTTGATTTAGCCACTATAGAATTTTGTACACATCTGAGTTGAGGTCCATGTCACGTTAAAGTTCTTGCTTGTGCTACTTTTTTTCCCATGTTAATAAAATAGTAGTGCTACTTTTTTGCTTTAATTTGAGCTTTGCTGAAACAAGTAGAGTGCAGGTCTGCAGGATCCTTCTTATCACTGACTCAGAATATGCATATACATGCAACTCACATCAACATCGGTTAGCTATCTATGTAGATGATAGGATATGAACATGGAATGTGCTGATTTCTGATTCGACAAACTGTTGAATCTTTAGACCCGACAAACCCTCTAACGGTGCTTGAAACATAGATTTCAGAAAGATGATCCATCTGTTAAACATCAACAGTTGGATATCTTTTCTGTTCTGTTCACTCCATTTGACAATGCAAAATAGAAGTAAGATACTTCGATTACCGGTTGACAACTTAAAAAATGAATATTTGCAGGTTTTGAACTTTATTGTTTGTTATTTGGCATCCTTTCTTTCTTTCACATTTTTTTTTGCTAATACTATGTTGCTGGCAACTCTAGGGTTGAGATTGCAGAAACATCTATACTGATAGATCTTGTTTGAGCCTGAATTGAAATATGATGGATGATTTGTTTGCTCCAAGTGATGCTAGACTAAATCACTTTGGCAATATCCTCAGCACCTATCAATCAGTGGGCGTGAACAGAGACTGATTGCAGCTATAATTGACTTTTATTTCCCCCAGTTTTGTATGTCTGCATCATGAGATGCTGTCTCCATACAATTCCCAGGTTGATGAGATTCATCAATGCTAAACCTGACTGGGTTAGGGAGAAAACACTTTTTATCTGTTACTAAAAGATCTCCCTGCCCATTTGTCAGAATGGTCCATAATGGGTTGAGCAGAAGGTTGGTGCTGCAGACACTTAAAAGCTGCAGTTCTCTCCTCCCTAGTTCCAGATATTGCCACAGTTATTGTAAAGATGGCTGAAACAAGATTCTATGATCTTACTGCTTAGCCTTATCAAATGAGCTCTCACTTGTCATCTGCTAATTGTTTTCAGATTCATGTGCATggagatccaaaaaaaaaaagacacccTGGTTTGGCTCATGAATCATGTGAGAGAGATGGCGAAAGGAAGGTGGGCCTCGGATTTTATTGCCTCTCAATCCAAACACCTCCTGTCAGCAAGCTCCAATCAAACCAAGGAAGACTGAGGTATGGATTTTTCCTCTATAAATTTGCAATCTTTTCTTGAAAGGCAAGCTGTTTGGGTCCACCTTCTTCATCAAGCCCATCATTTATATTATTCCACTCCCATCAGCAGCAGTAACCCATGGAGAAGCAGTGTCAAAGATAGTGCATGAACAGTTGTAGCCACTGAGTTGGAAGAGATGATCTTAGTATTGCAAGCCATCCATTGGCATCGAGAAAGGAGAAAAGGCTTTCCCATAATCTTTACTCCAGTCAGTCGCTCAATTACATCAGCTAAAGATGAGGAAGAGAAATTAAAAGAGGCAATCGTTCTGTCTTGGTTAACTTGCAGCGCAGAGAGAAGAAAGGCCAAACCATACAAGGAAAGAACAGGAATGGAACATCATCCTAGAGTTGGCATCTCTCAAGAAGAAGATTGAGGTGTCGCTAGAGACAGGTCAGAAGAGACCTTGGGAGACGTCACCGGGAACAACGGCAGCAGCCGTGGTGTCTCTGTTTCGGCAGTGGCCCGCGGCGATGGATGCAGGTAGAATCCCTTTCCGGCGATCGCCCGGTCTTCCGCCCACTTAGCAGCCTCTGAACTCGGGTGCGGCGGCCGGTTGAAAGGGTCGGGGATCAGAGGCGTCACCGGACTAAGCACGAGCGAAGGGAAGTCCAGCATGCTGGGCGACAAGATCTCCGGCTGCTTCCGGGGAGAGAAGCCGGCGGCGCCAACAGGGGAATTGGTGCTGGAGTTGAGGAATGTCGGAATAAGAGGGTTCAGACTCTTGAGGTTTTTGAGGCTGTTCCGCCGCTCGTAGAGCTTAAAAACAGGCCTTTTGGGGCCGGTAGCCTTGGCTGCCGGAGCCACCGGTACTTTCGGGGCTGTGGGGTTCGCGGCGGCTGCAGCGGCGGCGGTCTCGGCAGAGCCCGTGAGCATTTGGACGACTTGCTTGAAGGAGGTGGTGTCGGCGTGGACGAAGGTCGTCGGGCACGGATTCGCATCGCAAGGCTTCGGATTGGGTTTGGAAATCAGAGGTGGCGGAACCGGTGATGGTGACGATGCCGGCGGagctgctggtggtggtggtggtgttccaTCGTTGCAGCTGTAATTACCGCTGCTACTGCCAATGGTTTCTTGGGGTCTTGCATGGTGCTCCATTCGATCCATGGGCAAAAATCCTTCTTTTTGGAAGAATAAGCAAGCTAAGAGGGATGAAGGAATGATAGATAGGCAGCGAAAATACAGCAAAATCGAGTATGCAGGGGGGAATGGGGAGGGGAAGGAGGTGAAAGAGTAGAACAGACTGAGAGGTAGGGGAAGAAAGTTAAATAAGAGAATTGAGATCTCTCAGTTGGCTTCTCCTTTTTGAAATAAAGCTACCATGGATTTGTCTGTTCTGTCGATTGgctgataagagagagagagagagagagaggtgttcttttattgaagaacaTGATGCCATGGATGGCCATTGGTCCACCTCTCCTCATTGAGTTCCCTTGGTCCTCTATTCTATGAGCAGCTACCAAGATTCAAGTTGAATTGATGGCCCATTGACTTCGCACAGCCCTCCACTTATTTCTACCTGGAGACTCGGCGCAGCCTCCTCTCCTTGGATACCAACAGGCTGCTGGACTTCTTTACGTGGTGTGGTGGGGTGTTGCAGATTTATGGATTGGTGTAACACAGAGTCATCCATCCTCCCTCAATGTGCTCTGTATCTTCTCACGATTCGATCATAGCTTTGGGTTCGGCCTGTGGAGGGAGAAAGCTGAAGAGGAATTGATTGCCCTTGGAACAAAGAGCGAGGAGGCGTTGAAGGAGAGGGCATCCAATTCTCATTAATGGCGGTCATGTGACTTTTTCCTGGGGACCATGCATCCCATCAATCACCTGTACTGCTGAGGTTGTGTTTGTGTGAGAGAGATTCTTGGGGGGTGGGGGTGGAGAGCCTCTGTCCACCTAAAGCCCTGTGCAAAAACACATTGTGATGATCTATCCGATGGACACGAGGGTAGCTCGCAAGAGCTCAAGAGTCGGAAACCGGCAGGGACTATATAAACTAATAAGGCCATCACAACTCTTGAGGACTCCTAGGGATTGCCGATGGCTGTATCAAGTGCAcctgtttcttttctttcttacaCTAAGCAGTCGTCATTCATTTCTCTTTGTTTATGTAGGTCAAGGTTTATATGGATCAACCCATCTTCTCCGCACGCCATCTCATGTGAGCAATGCCTAGTCCCCACTACTTTTGTGGGGGAAGAAGACGAAGACAACGAACGCATCATACATGTTTTGACGGGTGGAGAGACCATCGGAAGCGTGACCTTTGCTTGCTTGTGGAGCTGAAACACATGTTCGACACAGACACGAGAGACATACAAGAAAGAAAGCCAAGTAATTGCTGATATGTGAACCTTCCTGTTtgcatcttttctctctctctctctctctctccggttgTGGTTTGTGATCGCTTGGCATGACATAAATTTCATAATGGTGGAACATAAGCAGATATGTAATCTCATGATGATTCAATGCAAAGCAAAGAGGCACTTTTGCAACCGAGTTGCTCATCTTTTGTGTTGCTGCCTTTTACTTTATTAACTTTTTGGTAAAGCCATTgagataaaatataaaaagtagTGGCAGAACCTGAGACAACATTATGTCTGAGGATCTGAAAGTTCATGCACATATTTGGGAATACGACCCTTAGGCCAAAACACTGCTTTCAATAGCTTTTACTCCCTTTCGTAGatagatatatagatagataCATGCATacaatttatatatatacactggTCTTACGTTTGATCAGTTCAGAGCCGAAGCTGCTCCTGCAAATGGGGCCTTCTTTTATCGAATTCAAGTTGAAATGGTATCTGCTCGCGTTAACATTTCATTCGCAGTGATGGTTGTGCACTTTTCTTGTAACCTCAAAAGTCTCGGATTGGCCGGAGAAAGACTTGTGACGTTTAAGCAAAGCGATCTGGGAAACGAAGAGAGGCGAAGAACAAGTCGACTCAGCTTACTCGGCATGATTAGGTCAACCCGTTGTCCTGTTCTTGCCAAACCGGAAAAGAGAACACAGTTCATGTCTACAAGACCGTGAAAGATTCAATCAAGCTAGTTAAATGCAAATAAATTAACCCACCATATCAGAACAAGTAGTTGAAAAGTCTTAGATACATAGGACATGCATGCCACACGAGTGTCGATAATTATAGCAAAGCATACAACGTAGTGGAGACTTTGCATCTATCTACCTAATGGTCTGCCCACACTTAAAAAGACTCCATATCAAACAAATAGTTGCCATAATTTTCGCTTAGATCATTCTACTTGATTTATAGCACTAGCTGCACTGCAGTACCCAAGTTGCACTAGATGTGCAGAAGCATATCCTTGGTTCCATCTTATCAACTCATCTACAGAAATGGCAACAAGAACACATCACCCATCTCGTGCAAGGAGTTCTCCTCCCTCACACGGGAGAGGGAGAGCGTCAGGAGAAGGAAGCTAAGAGAAGGTCGGTCCATACCCCAGCTGGAGGGCGGTCCGCTGCTGGTGAGTGTAGTGTTGAGTAGGCTGCACTGCGTTCACTTGCAGAAAGTTCCTGGAATCATATGGAGGCATGATCTCGTATTCGGTGGTCCTCGCTGAAGGCAGCATGCTCATCTGCTGTTGTGCTCTCTCGTTTTCAGCAATCTGTTGGGAGTTGGAACCATTTCAACTTGTCGAAACCACAgaaagaatgagagagagagagagagagagagagagagagagagagagagagaaccttgtTCCTCAGGTACATGTTGTCATTTTGCAGCTCCATCTCCTGAGAATAAgaattgcagagcatgtatgtctGTCAATACGTGATTCGAAGAGAGCATGTGAGAAATAGCATCAGTGGAGTTAGAATCTGTGCTcattacccttttctgcatgtacTCGATTTCAGCAAACAACAGCTCGTTCTGAAACAATCAGCCACGAGGAGTAAGCAACCATGCCATAGAAAATAAGTCGCCAATTCAAAAGATTCAACACATTTACCTTCTTATTTCTGATTTTGTTTATGCCTTTCTCCAATCTAGTCTCGAGTTGCTTCATGTCCCGTAAGCTCATGGAGCCGAGCGACTCCCCCATCAGGCTCCTGGTAAATGAGCATATGTACTATTTTCACAGCCACCTGATGCTGAGAAGGTAATCGAAGCTTATGTTCGAGTTATTACCTGTTCGTACTCTGTAAGTTGTTGATCTGCTGACGGAGTTTCGATGCTTCTTGCTGGTAGtactgaaaagaaaaaaaatacatagCAGAGGTCTGAGATCCTGAGCTACAGTATAATCGTATGTACGTACACATATCACACAAGCCAACTGAGATTATCAACAAAGACAGTCGTAAAAAAATTTCCAAGATAAACCGTGTTAGATTTTGTTCTCATCTCTTACAGTTGAACAATGCATCCATGTTCTTTTCCAAGAAAATATATGGGCAAATGGCATAGCTTAGATTTGAATCCCTAACAAGAAGTTAGTGCAGCAGAGGAGCCTCCAATTTTACAGGTAAAGCAACATGAACTTTGTTGCTGCAGGCTTTGCCAGGAATTCAACCACATCTTGACAACCCCCTTTTTGAATGTATATTTGGTGCCGATGTTGTTTGATAATGGCATTGGACTATGAAGATCTAGAGAGATATACATACTCCTTGTTGGAACAAATCATTCGGAACTTTATCAAAATGGGGAGCTAATGATAATTGTTCCTTCTCCATCTGATCCTGGAAATCTATCAGGCATTTTAGATTAGCTTAGGATACTTAGCTTCTAAGCAAAAAACACTTTGCATTTGCAGATAAAACACTCTTCCCATATCTAGAGAACTGGCAATATATACATTCTAACAAATCTCTTTTTCTCCTCACCCATCTCTTGAAGTAAACAAGGAACAGAAAGATGAAGGCATTTAAGAAAGAGTGATACATGTGCTTATCAATTTCACCAAAGATGTCATCACCAAGTGATAGCAGCTTATACTTCCAACCGAAAAGATGTCATCCCTATTTTATCAACAACACCAACCAAGAAGCCTTTCTCAACCTTCCATCTCTTAGAAGCAATCCACatgtttcatcattaccaaagGTTTCGAAGGtcttcacaaagacattccttctcCACTCATGAGAAGATCACAATGAATTCAACTGCTTAGCCTGGAGATTCTTCTCCTTATCTTAATGAAATCCCTCTAGTTGTTGTCATCCTGGTCCATTGGTACAATAACTACACTCCAGTATAGATTGATTTTAGAACATGAGTTTCAAAGAGAGAACAAGGAATCCATTTTAAGATACTAACCATCTGCACCTCAAAAGACTATATAATAGCAGCATATCATGAGCATATCCAAATTTGACCTATCTTATCCCCACTATCTTAACTCTTGAACTTCTCAATTTTCAACCAATTTCAAAATTTACACATatccaactctttttttttttgctccaaCCATTAGAATGTGGAACAAAAAAGGGATGATTTGTCACCTTGCCATACATACCCTGCTTGTTCATTCAATCTATCCTCTAGGGTATTAACACAATGCTTTAATTGTTTCGACACCACATACTGGGTGATTCATCAATCTACAAATGAAACTCTAATTATGAGGTGCTTCATTGACAAGTCCTACTGTTTCTTCATGTTCCAAATTAAGAAAGAATATCCTAGACACAGATCACGGACGACGCTATCTATGATCCTTATATTTCAATGAGGTGTAAGATTCTTGTGAGCTCCTTTATTTAGTGCTCCCATACTGTAATCATTCTTTAACATGTGTCCTTGGAAATTTGCCAGACTAATGTATTTTCCTTGTTCCTCAACTTTCAGGACGAGTATCCGTCTAGCTGTAAAGCTAAGTGCTCTATCGATATCCTCTTCTTAGAATGCAACATCTCTCATGCACCTCCCAAAATAATTTGTTTTGAGCAGTAAGAATCCAATCATGGTATTTATCATGATTAATTTGTTTCCTTAGATTCTTCTTGGAATATATACTTACAGAGCTACATGTCAGGAAGCCTTATTCAAGATCAAAAGTTGAGCTCCCTAATGGCACTGATCCACTCTAAACCTCCCAGAAGGAAGAAATAATACATCAAAGGTTCTATAATAATACTACACTGATTTACGCAGGACGCTAAACATCCCTAAACATTGTATACAGTAATTTTCTCACCAAGAGAAGCAATTTGAAGATTTACAGGCTTTTAGTTTAATAAAGGGAAAAGGTGTTGTTTTGTCCTAGGAGGGAATATAAACTTGGATTCGATTTGTTTGTAATTTTTGTATACATTGTGAGGATGAGAAATTCAGTACATGCTTAATTCTTTCCTAGGTTTGCAGTTCTTAACCATGGCCAACATATCCCAAGGCAGGTTCGCTTCCACTGAGATTTGTGTTTGGTCAGATATGCACTTGAGAGAAAAATCTTGGATCAGATTAGTTGAATTATTATCAGCACATGATCATTTCAATTAAGTAATCTTTATATTCATGTTAGTTTAAAGTAATTTTGTTTTAGACTAGTGAGAGATTTGCAAGTAAAACCATTCACTAAACACTCGAAAGAACAAAAAACCTTCACAGTAAACAGGAAcaaaaaagttttagcttttacatGGTTTTGGAGTGAACTATTTCTTTTGTTATCATGAAGCACTGATGGAAAAAGGCATGCAGGAAGAGAACACTTAACTGTAAACATTGTTTGTTCCTAAAGACCATAGAAAAATTTTAATAGATTAGTCATACTCTTACCAGACATTGAACTTCTTAGACTATCAACTTGTCAATGTAGCTAATTAGGCTAAGGGATAGTTTGTAGTTTTTATAACTAATACTTCAGTTGCCACTTCTACTTTTGTATGCATAAGTAAGACGACGGTGATACCAAACCGACAAGAATTAAGCACAACGAGATTCTTTAATGCACCAAGAAGCAGACTCTCCTAGTAATTTGTCAAAAATTTCAAGAGGGTAGAGTTGTTGTTCATGAGACAAGAGCTGCTTGTGCATTATCTACAAACATTGTGGTAACAAAGATAATAGGAATCAGAAAAGGCGACATGAGCAAATGCATCTCAAGTTATCGTGGCCTAAGAGATGAAAATAAATGTAATCTCTCTTCTATCGTGCATCAGATGAATTGTTTGGCTACATGATGCAGCATGGAGCATAAAATAATACAGGATATTGCATGATATAGTTCGAAGAGAGTTCCCTGAATGAGTAAATATAGCACAAATTATAGGACTCAGACCCATGTCAAGTGTCAACGCCTATAGTTTAATGGAACACAAGCAACTTCATATACATGGGCAGGTTTTATTGTAGTCATATATATCATTCTTTTCGGAAGAAG contains:
- the LOC103968866 gene encoding agamous-like MADS-box protein MADS1 isoform X1, whose translation is MGRGKIEIKRIENTTNRQVTFCKRRNGLLKKAYELSVLCDADVALIVFSSRGRLYEYATNSVKATIDRYKKACNGTTNTGFASEDNAQYYQQEASKLRQQINNLQSTNRSLMGESLGSMSLRDMKQLETRLEKGINKIRNKKNELLFAEIEYMQKREMELQNDNMYLRNKIAENERAQQQMSMLPSARTTEYEIMPPYDSRNFLQVNAVQPTQHYTHQQRTALQLGYGPTFS
- the LOC135650652 gene encoding VQ motif-containing protein 4-like — translated: MDRMEHHARPQETIGSSSGNYSCNDGTPPPPPAAPPASSPSPVPPPLISKPNPKPCDANPCPTTFVHADTTSFKQVVQMLTGSAETAAAAAAANPTAPKVPVAPAAKATGPKRPVFKLYERRNSLKNLKSLNPLIPTFLNSSTNSPVGAAGFSPRKQPEILSPSMLDFPSLVLSPVTPLIPDPFNRPPHPSSEAAKWAEDRAIAGKGFYLHPSPRATAETETPRLLPLFPVTSPKVSSDLSLATPQSSS
- the LOC103968866 gene encoding MADS-box transcription factor 3-like isoform X2, with the protein product MGRGKIEIKRIENTTNRQVTFCKRRNGLLKKAYELSVLCDADVALIVFSSRGRLYEYATNSVKATIDRYKKACNGTTNTGFASEDNAQYYQQEASKLRQQINNLQSTNRSLMGESLGSMSLRDMKQLETRLEKGINKIRNKKNELLFAEIEYMQKREMELQNDNMYLRNKIAENERAQQQMSMLPSARTTEYEIMPPYDSRNFLQVNAVQPTQHYTHQQRTALQLG